ttggAATGACCAACACAGCAGTGAGTAAATTGTTGATTTACCAGATTGGGAATGTTTTTACTGAGTagggttttgtttgtttcatatcTGTTCTTGGAAGTTTGTTGAGTTTCAAGCAGTTATTCTAAGTTGAGGTAAATCTTCTGTGAAAATCAAACAAGGCTTTTTGGAATTGGTTTACGTACTGTATGTTATGTAACTTAttttagctcattttaaggACTCTCCCAGGACAGTTTTTAGACAGAGAACAATAAGAACTTCttcaatgttgtttttattcagaaTCATTTGGTTTCAGTTATCATAAATTTAAAGACATGTTTCAGTTTCATGTGATGCAtaactgtatttcatttgtAGATTTGAATACAAATATACACAAGTTTTAATGCACACAATGGAAACAAGTACACAAAGTACCTAACACACGTATTCAAGTTTGAAACAGGCTACATCTGAGTATTACTTTATGCAATTAACCATCAATAATAATGTTTAAGAGAAGATCATTGCTGTCACGTTTTTCTCAACTAGGTTGCTCAGAATTCAATAAGTTAGATATACAaacaaaggaaagaaagaaaagataaATGTTCAAACTAGAAACAGATGGCTTGGCTGTGGCTTACTAAACGTTAAATCGTAATAATCCACACAGGTAGCCCCTCTAGAATATTTGATCGCTCTAAATAGCACATCCTATATCATTTGGCTTCCATACTAGGCCCAGATGAGCGACTTATTTCTGCTCAGAAAAATACTTGTTGAGGACGCTCTTCGCTGTGTCGAGGGCAGCGTCTGCAGGGACCGGAATGTGAGGGGCAATGCCAGCCCCCTCCCAGGACGGGCCCTGAGAAGTGTCTGAATGAGCGATTGGCATTGACAGGAAGATATCGCTCTCTCCGACACAGAAGGTCTCAGGGGGGTGACATCCTCCACGAGTTGTCTCGCCGATAATCATTGCACGTCCCAACCTCTTCATGATAAAAACAAACTCCTCGGCCGCACCGGCCGTCACACCACTGGTGAGGACCGACAGGCTTTTTTTGCTGCCGTATCTCCTCCCTAGGCAGAGTAAACATGTACAGTTAGCTTGGCGGTGATGCCCACTTTTACATGATCAAAATTTAGGAAGCATAAACGCAGCATAACTACCTGTGAGTTGTGTAAGGGTTAGAAGGTCTCTTGTGGTATTAGAGGGTCCGTCGTACAATCGGTCCAGCACAATCTGCTTGTCGCTATCAAAGAAGTACGAGCAAAATCCGGCAATGGAGGAAGTAGGCCCGCCAACGTTATTccttaaaaagaacattttaatatataaacatatcGCCGTTGTCAGCAAAATGGTCGGAGGTGGATGACAGTCGTGAGGTGGTTTTTTTGCATTACTGCATCATTTTGGTAGCTAAATTCAAACAAACCTCAGATCAATGATCAGTGCATCTGTGTCAACCACTTTGTTCCAGACATGTTCCACAATGATCTTAGAGATGGCAGCAACATGCTCGAAATCTCTGAACACGTCGAAGCGAAGGTAACcaatgttattttcaaatacatCTGTGTGGAATGAAACTTTGATAAGCTCAATGAACATCTCCGGTGTTGGATTCTGTAAACAAAAAGGAAACGTATAGAAGTAAAATGCAGAACTTTATCCTTAAACTTGATAAGCATTTATTGGACGTCTTACCATTGGAGGTAGTGCGGGGGTATTGCTGGTGGTCTTTAGGCACTTGTCCCCCGACAACTTCAGGAGGTCAGCAGAGAGCTTTGCTTTCAGTTCATCTTTCGTCGAGATCATGTTGTATTCTCCACCGTCCACAGCAGCCGCCAGCTTCACGGCTACATCAGCGCCGATGCTCGGAAAGGCATAGTTGTCTGCAACAAGTGCCGCCGCAGCCTGAAGCAACCCTGGGAGTTCAGCACGAAGTCGAATTATCGCGATTGCAGTTTCAAGAGCGTCTTCCGCAGGGACTTCAAAATCTGGTGCCACTCCATCAATCTCCCAGCTCTTGCCAGTGATGGGGTTAATGGACTTAGCAACAGGGACAGACACATAGAAGTCAGTGTCCCCCACCTTGATTTTGTCGATTTTCACCGTTCCCCCGGCTGTGTTTTCGCCAACGATGGCGGCCCTTTTGAGATTTTGAAGGCAGTAAGCCACGTCTTCTGCAACCCCGAGTGTATTTTTGCTTGTCAGAATCATCAAAGGTTTGGAGGTTCCGTACCTCTTTCCCAACAGAGTGGGCATGGACCACAGCTCCGTGGTGATGTCAGAGGGGCGATCGTACACAGAATCGATGTGTATCAGAGGTTCGGAGTCAGTGTAATAGGAGACGACGTACGGAATTCCAGATAGCTCACCGCTGACTGCCGAGCGTAAGTCAAGAACCATGGCGGAGGTTGGGAGGACTTTGTCCCAGATGTATTCCAGCAAAAGGGGACCAACCTTCTGAGCCATCTCCTCTCCGATGATGTGCTGAATCTTCAGGTAGGCAATGTTGCCGTCCAGGACCTCAACTTTAACGGTGGCCTTGATCATGCCGGCCAGCTGCTCAGGCGGGATGTCAGGCATGGCTGGGGGTACGGCGGGAACATATTCAGGCTCGTATGTGACTTTCACTCTGGAGTCACCTATCGTGTTTTTAACCCCCTCGGTCAAAACACTGGCAAGGGTGGCCGGATCCGGGATGCTGAGGATCTCTGTGTTACTGCTGGCGGCATCAATTGTCTCTTCCATACCTGTGAGTTTTTCTGGTGTGCAGTAGTTGTCCATGAGAACTTTTGCCATGTCCACGATAAGTGTGGGGGAGAAAACGCAGTGTCCCACATTGCTGAAGATCAGCATCGATGCGAGGAGAACTACGGCTTGAGCCATTTTGTCAAGTGACTCCAAATGCTAATGCAGCTGAACTCTCCTCCTGCAGAGAGGTTTGCGAACTGAGACTGCTTCTAGTCAGGTTTCTGTTAACACACGCATAAGAGGCTTTTCCTTACAATAAAACCTTAATCTCATTACCCAAAGTTCTTCAGCGAGAAAATAACAAGCTAAAAATGCATGTCACATACGACCATACGTTGTTGATGCAAAGCACGTCATGAACATATTTTGGTCATGTAcatcatttattaacatttGGATTTGTCTTTTAATACCATTattgaaatattatttattgatttaattcAACCAGGCTGGATTtagaaaatgaaatgttaatttcattcataaaacGGTTTTAgtcctcgattctgattggtcgataGGTGTTTTTTATTCAAGATAAAACCGCTATTACCACTTCACTGCGCACCCTTAGCAACGTAAATGAAACATTCTGTTGATAATTGTTCAAGCGGTTGTGTTAAAATTTGTACTCCGCTTCTAATCGTGCCTAACCTAAACTGCCTAAtcgggcagttgtggcctaatggttagagagtcagactcgtgaccagaaggttgccggttcgagtcccagggccggcgggtaacaactgaggtgcccttgagcaaggcaccttacccctacttgctccccgggcgctgcagtgatagctgcccactgctccgggggtacgtgtgttcactactctctggatgggttaaatgcagaggtcacatttcgttgccttgtacttgtacatgtgcaatgacaataaagttgaatctaaatctaaaaaaaatctaaatctaacgATGGCTTTCAGTCGTGACTTATTTGCGGTAAACCTCTCGTATCTAATGGCCTACGTGTATTTACCCTTTAATGCCATTTGTTTCACGCAATTTATGAGATTACaggatttttgtgttttttgatgCTCTTAGGGAATGTGAAACAtgatttgtactttttaaacacCCATTCTTTAAAGAAACGTTCACATGTCCACTTGTGTTGGAAAATGTAGCTATTTGTCTTTATTGCATGGTTTTGTAGAATTACGTAATCTGAGCATATCAAACACAGCATCAAAATCCTAGACAAATGATACGCttctttttttcaacaataCGATGACTCTATAACTAATCTAATTTGCTTAACCATACAAGgaattaaaatataaagaatTTACAGAATTTCAACCTTAAAAACTTGGCACTAAATAGTGgaacataataaataacataatgctgctctccttctgaaaccttgtatctccatatatCTTCATATTTCCAtgatttaaatcattattattactcCCTGGGTTTTTCAAATATcgaaccaataaaaagtattaaaaagtgctcgtCAACTTTGACAAGTTCAGCgatttttccatttcttgaaaaacagcaaatttagaCATGCAGGTTTCAGAAGGGCAACgacaataaataacataaatgtCAGATCCGACATTAAAAcgatatttcattttttttcatttgaatataTGTGAAACATGTTcaggaaaaaacacaaacataaactcatTACGATAATAAGGTTTTACTGTAAAAAGAGATCCGCTAAAGAATGAGGCCACTAGCCCTGAACTTTCCCTCTGGTGCCTCAAACCGATTATTTTCTGCTCAACGTTAAGTGCATCACTTGCTTGAGCTGCTATATGTGGCTCAACCCCAGACACACTCCGATCATTTTCCAGTAACTGCCCTCAAAACCGCATTTTTGGGAACGAAAGCATTAAAACGCTATTCCCTATTTGGTATGTCCCACTTAAGAATTACCGTGGCTCTTTTCCGTTCTTTCATCGTTCTAGCGAATGCCTCAGTAGTTAATCCAGTCATGTGACTTCAGAATAAAACGTCAGgataaaaatatctttctcagagCCGTACTTTTGTCCTAACACTTCTGGAAGGGTCATGACCTTGTCATATTTAACCGTTGTGTTGGCAAGGTTTGTTCATCAAAACATAGGTGTGTTATGTCAAGGCCGTCATTAGCACATCATCGTTTACAGCTTCTTCCACACTGCTTTGATGCATTCAAAGGGCATAAACGATAAATCCTAAACTCAACGAGCTCCCTCGACTGCAGTTTCAGCAAGAACTAGCAGGAACCACACCACCACCAATCCACCAATTCCCAGATCCCCTGAATTTACTGTACATCAATTCAATTATTGATAGTGATTTCAAGGTTTGTGTCTTCACAagtctttgtgtaaaaataCGTTCCAGAGGTTATTTCCTTTAGCTGTGCCTATCTGCAAAAATTGCATCCAGCTCCTACAGTTCAATAGCTTGTCAAAATATAAACACCTTAAGTAGAAGCATAGCATGATGTTGTGGGGGGTGTGAAAATAAAAGGTGATATTTTGGATACTGTTGTACTGTATAAAGAACAGAGGTGAATATATGATGAGACGTCAAACATATAGGAGAGCAGAATTGGCAAGACTTCAGAGCATCCACCGGCGCAGATCAAAGATCAGGTTCTTTACTGTATGTCTTTGATTGATTGCCAGaccttttctttcatttcatcCTTCGGTCCCATCAATATTGTGGGTGTATTGAGGAAACCTGTCAAAACGGAGATGCGTTTCCAGGTGATTCCAGATTTATACCTGTTTGCTGGGCTTGAATAATGCATGAATAATGGTGTAATCAAAAGATAAGCTTCTTTTATTTGATCTACTTCTTGCCCATTATGTATTGACAGAACCCTGAATTGCCTTGATATCTACTTGAGGATTTTTGAAGACCTAACTCCTCACCTAACTCCCAGTTGAGCCCATTAACTGCACAGTAAAATCGTGCAAAAAAAAACGATCACATCTCTGCAACGGAAAGATCTGaaaaattgtttttgtgtggattatataaacactgtgagtgtaaATTtcaccctttttaacactggcgattttgctgtgtgggtTAACAAAACCAGTCCTCAACTTTTCGACCTTAATCGACCCTCCCGCTGACCTTTCTCCTGCAATGAGAGCTTTTCTCAGGTGTTAAAATGTAGGTAAAAGCCTCTGCTGTACCAAATGAAGACAATAAGGTCTTTTCTTTTCCTAAATCGGCCTTCAGGGAGAGTTGCGTTGTCCATGCCTCCTTCACAATGTTAGTGAGTCGCTCATACAAAACAATGTATGATACTCCAGATCCTTCTACCAGACGTTGTTGTGAGGTAGGCACCCGTTTTGCCGCAGTCTACTCATCTATAGTACTGTAAATGCTCGGGGAAACGACAGTGTTGTCCATCACCTCCGATTTAAAAGAATTCCCGATTAGCCGTGTCAGCTGTTCAGTGGGCAGTGACAGAAGTGCAGGTGGCGTGACCGGAACATAGGCGGTCAGTCTGGGGTCATCAAGTGCACCTTGAATGCGACagcgttttctttttgtgtgtgtgtgctgcagaatacagaaagtcatacaggtttgaaatgactgtaactgatgacagaattttcatttctgggtgaagtatcactttaaaataGAATTTAAAGTGAACTGTCATGGCCACAGTGCAGGAGTACGATGTGAAGAAAATAAGGTCAGACATGTAAAGGTAATGTCAGGCCAACTGGCATGATCACACAGGTGAATAGGTCGTCTCTGAACAAACACTGAAACAGAAAAGTACTTGCGTTAGCTTGAGATTTCGCAGTCACCAATAATGAGATTTGGTTGTATAATCAAATGTATCAAAGAATTATTTAGAACTTGGCCATGGCCACTTTTTACAGGATGAAATTATGTAACCCCAAACTCGCTCAATCCTAATTGGTGCTACACTGTTAATCTTACTTCTTTCtccttaaaatcttaaaatcttttaatgcTGTG
This genomic window from Triplophysa rosa linkage group LG18, Trosa_1v2, whole genome shotgun sequence contains:
- the rbp3 gene encoding retinol-binding protein 3, with the protein product MAQAVVLLASMLIFSNVGHCVFSPTLIVDMAKVLMDNYCTPEKLTGMEETIDAASSNTEILSIPDPATLASVLTEGVKNTIGDSRVKVTYEPEYVPAVPPAMPDIPPEQLAGMIKATVKVEVLDGNIAYLKIQHIIGEEMAQKVGPLLLEYIWDKVLPTSAMVLDLRSAVSGELSGIPYVVSYYTDSEPLIHIDSVYDRPSDITTELWSMPTLLGKRYGTSKPLMILTSKNTLGVAEDVAYCLQNLKRAAIVGENTAGGTVKIDKIKVGDTDFYVSVPVAKSINPITGKSWEIDGVAPDFEVPAEDALETAIAIIRLRAELPGLLQAAAALVADNYAFPSIGADVAVKLAAAVDGGEYNMISTKDELKAKLSADLLKLSGDKCLKTTSNTPALPPMNPTPEMFIELIKVSFHTDVFENNIGYLRFDVFRDFEHVAAISKIIVEHVWNKVVDTDALIIDLRNNVGGPTSSIAGFCSYFFDSDKQIVLDRLYDGPSNTTRDLLTLTQLTGRRYGSKKSLSVLTSGVTAGAAEEFVFIMKRLGRAMIIGETTRGGCHPPETFCVGESDIFLSMPIAHSDTSQGPSWEGAGIAPHIPVPADAALDTAKSVLNKYFSEQK